GTCCGCCTAGTTTTCTTTTACCTGTTTGAGGCGATCATATTTGGCATAAGTGTCATTCCTGAAGTACGATCATTGCACATAACTTGTTCAGTTGTTCTTCTCTAGTATAATGACAAGATTCTAATTTGTatgattatcttgtttattCTAGGTTAAGACTGTTAAGGTTAGCAATGTTTCTCTAAAGGCATCCGAGCGAGAGCTCAAGgagttcttttctttttccggTGATATCGTATATTTGGAGACGAAGAGGTAGAAATTCATTCACCTTTAACTTTTTAGGTCGTGGTTAGCTCGTTGGtcaatatgttctttttacttTTGTAGTGAAAATGAAGACTCACAAACTGCATATGTTACCTTCAATGACTCGCAAGGAGCCGACACTGCTGTTTTGCTTACGGTAACGTCCTTGTTGCTGATagattatttagaaattaaaatattagaacatataattttttttcttttgctgtAATGTTAACTTGTTAAGATACTCGTGGAGAAATTGAAAATGAATTGCATGTTACAGTTCGTGCATGATGGTGTAGTCTCCACTTGAATACGCATAGTGTGTATTCTGATGTTTGCATATAAATCGTTCCTTTTTAACTCTTGATATCTAGAAGTTGAACAATGCTCGGCATAGTCCTTTACAGAATCTAAGAAGTAAATACCAGTTTAGACTTAGCTAGAGTGTTCATTTTGATTCAATGCTCGGAGTGACTTTGGAATTGCACATGTGCTTGGTAAATTTACTGCTGAAAACCAAGAAAATTGGTGTCAATGTTGATATCCTTCTGTGATCTTTTAGAGTTTGGACCATGGAGCAGTCTATGTTCTAAGATTCATGTTTGACTTTGTCTCTTAGATGGTGTAAACTTGTAGCTATATCTGCTTGGGAATCCTTGGTGCTTTTGCCTTTTGGTCCTATCTTGATTCCATTTGTCTCATGAGTAAGTATTACTTGGCCATGTCAGTTAAATGTTCTAGTTGATCTCGTGAGAATTACATGGCTGAAGGTTCTACATTAATTACAACTTGATGAGTACCATAGGTCCATAACTACACTGCTTCATGGCTCAGCAGTTTGATGTAGTGTTATTTGTTTCATCCGCAGAGTGCATGCTCTATACGAATTTTCCGTCCTTCTATAGTTTTGGTGTTAGTTTTACAGAAGCATCAATCCTTCTGAATCATTTATCCATACTCCATATCTGGTGATTCTGGTATAAAGGAATAAATGAAAATCCTCAGCAGATTTTTTTAGTTAGCTTTCTAACTCACTTTACAAACAGATCACTGCTGAGGCCCTTACTCCTCCCCTCATTTTTTGTGGTTAAGATTATCAGTATGGAGTGTACTTAGTAGTCTATACATTCTAACATCCTCATCAAAAAGCGGTGGTTGTGgtcaaaataaagaaaattctaACATCAAAAGTTGCTATGGCCATTGAATTCACATGATTTATTGGTAAGCTTCTTGTATATAGCATGTGAATGGATGGACTAGTTTGTTCTAGTAGCAATTACATCACCTTTTGAGATTTTTGGCAATCTATTATCAGCCTGGTTTTATTAGTTTCAAATTCCGAGTCATAGGTTACTTTTGGTGCTAAGTATGGTCTTATGTATTTGAGCTTTGTCTTATAGTATCATTGTTAAGGAGGTGAGATataaaaatgtatttaattTTCTATAAAATGAGATTTCCTGCCTATATTTTACCAGTTTTCCCGTGTCCAAATTCTTACAAGTAAAAGAGGATAACTGTGTACATTTGTTAGTCCAGACATATCACTTGCAAGGTTAATGACAATGCACATGATATTATCACCAATACGTGAGTAATTATGAATACTTGTGGATTTCACCATTGACGGAGTGGTGGTCCTGGCGGAGCCTTTagaatttttaaaatttgaaatttattttgcattTATTAAGATTCTAGAAATAACCCTGCAAGGCTACAATGGCTATAGGAATAGCTTGTCTTTTATCTCTAAAGTTGGACATTTATTTGTCACATGGAACTCTTAGCTTTGTGCATGATGTTCTTCTGTATTGCCTTGGACAGTGCCAATTTTCAACGAATGCCAAAgaagttttttttcttctgctTTTGATTATTTTTATGGCAGTAGGTAATTCACCATAGGCATTACAAATTGAGCATTAGGTTATCATATTAAATCCAGAATGAGGGCACTGCTTCACTTTATTAAACTCTAGTGTACCCTTCACATTGGTGAAGAATATGCTACTTCACAATTGCACCGTCTCCCTAACTTCGATTCCCCATTTCTTCCTTCCTGGAGAAGTTGTTTATGGTTGGTAACTTGACATTATTCATGGATTTCCATGTGACATTGTGACTGATGTATTTTATGTCATGTCATTTTAATCTTGTTTGCTGAAGCTCTGCTTGTGTTATTTACATCTTCTAACCACCTAGTACATATGCCAGGGAGCAACTATAGCTGATAAGACAGTGACGATAATTTTGGATCCAGAGTACGAGTTGCCTCCTGCTGCTTTAGCACCACCATCTGTAAGAAAAATGCTCGTGATTTCAGTTGTTACTAAGctatgttctgttcgacttattttgacttatttcagacaaaataagttcatttaagtccagataatataagttcagaataaataagtttatttcaaacGTTTTCACACAAATAAATTTTTCTCAGACAAAGTAAGTTCTTTTTttccagataagttcagataatataagttcaaacaaaataagtcgaatagaacggagccttTAGTCCCATTCGAATGGTAACTTTTCTTAGTTTAATGATTTTAACTTGTAATTCCCAAAATACCCAGGATGCTCCTGGAGGTGCTCAAGGTGCTCTGCGAAAAGCAGAGGATGTCGTAACCAGCATGCTAGCCAAGGGCTTTATCCTAGGAAAAGATGCAGTCGGCAAGGCAAAATCCTTAGACGATAAGCACAAGCTAACTTCAACAGCCTCTATTAAAATCGCATCTCTAGACCAGAAAATCGGTCTTACAGAAAAGATTAGTTTGGGTACTTCTGCTGTAAACAACAAAGTGAAGGAAATGGATCAGAAATACCAGGTTTCAGAGAAAACAAAATCAGCACTAGCTGTTGCAGAGGAAAAAGTCAGCACTGCGGGGTCCGCCATAATGAAGAACCGCTACGTGCTGACGGGGACCACCTGGGTAGCCGGCGCGTTCAACAGGGTGACGAAAGCTGCCGGTGAAGTTGGACAGAAGACGATAGAGAAAGTCGGAATGGCAGAAGATGAGCAGAAGAGGAAAATGGTGGATGATTTTGCTCAGGTTCATTTATCGGAATCTGATTCCCCGAAAGATTCCCCGAAAGATTCATCATCGTCACCAAAGGATTCTTCTTCCCCGAGTGAGAAGAAGCAACCTACAAAGGCTGAGCCAGTACAAGGTTTGATCCTTTAAACTGCGCGTAAATGTATATATTTTTGACCCAAGAATTGTTATTGTTACCCTGTTATTGCGGTAATTGCATCAGGTGTTGGTAGTTTACCAGTGTAAACGAGGTTCGCTTTATAAGTGGATATTCAACTATTTCTGGGTCTTTACCATCCTTTGTTTAAACAAAAGCTGATGGATTGAACATTTTTGATGGTCAGTCTTTAGTCTTTTACTCATTTACTGTACCATTCTTCCCCAAGTTTTTCCCCTTGTAGCATCCATTTAGAAAATCTGTATACCTAGGGAAACATACTTCGTACTACACtacttaaatgtggaataaccCACTAACACATTACTGCCCATTAATAATATGCATAACTAATCATGTTTCTGAAAATAAGGATCACTAACACACAAATTTAGAGCATATACTGTATAACTTTTAACATTCGTGCTTGTGTCTGATCGGGCTTTTTTCGTGCCAGATCgatccacaaccatctttatgcGTAACTAAAAGTAGTGCACGGCAATTAGATCCGGATGAGAGAGCATATAAGATAAGTTGGGAGTCGCAAAGATGACTCTCTTTGGTGGTTTTGATTTATGTTGTGGTCATGTTAGTAGGACCGGGAATACCGTTGCTCATTGATTACTTCCCTCTAATAGGGTGGAACATGTATTAATGAACACTTTCCCGCAAGGTATCATAGCGCCTTGGCGGACCGTGACTTGATTATCTAATAAAAGCCACAATCTCGGCTCAAAACGAGAAAAAATTACAATTTTAGAAATAACATaactttgaataaaaaaaagtctagcttcttaaaaaaaaaaaaaattcaccatAATTCTTTGATAAAAGGTAAATATAAGTGGAAACTTATAGCAGGCAAAAACCCCCCACTTAGGGAGGAAAAAGCCCTACTCGCCCTTGGAGGTGTCTCCCTAAGGAGAACTTTTTATAATTCCCGAAGGAACTATACCTTCCAAGTCAAGAGTTAAGTTCCACTTTTATGGTTTAGTACACACAAATAGAATTCAacttacaaaaaataaaatctaaCTAGTGTGGATAATGTAACCTTGAATAACCGAACCTATCCACAAATCATTGTGGAATTCCGTAACATCACTTGCATCAACAATAGAACGAGCATCTAATGTTTCCAGAATCACTCCATCTTCGCTAACTCTGATAGGCTTTGTCGGATTCTGCGATATCCAAAACTCTCCGTTTGAATTCCGGTTGATATTATCTGGTCGGCCGGCAAGTTGGAGAAATAGTTCGACGGTTCCGGCTTTAGGACCGGTAAGCCAGTACTTCTGAATTCGGTAGAATGTTGTTTCTGCAACAAGAATGAAGTCCTTGTTCTTGCTCAATGCGACACCGTTTGCAAATGAAAGTCCTTTGAGAAGAACAGTTGTGTGTTTCGTCTTTCTGTTATACTTGAGTAGTCTTCCAGTTCGATCATTTGCATCAATTGATCGAAATTCCCTACATTATTGTAAACAAATAACAGGTTAGTCATCATACGCAAATATAAGTAATTAGTACGTAGTAGTAAGTGTTAGTCAGTGTATTTGGATCGAATAAAAACCACTAATTAATATGGATTGAGATTCCTtctatttaaacaataaaaaaattatgtttatttataatatttttcattttataCAAAATTTGACATTGCGAAAACGTGAAAAAtctaatgtcccaatggaaaaatgtgagagattaaatgcccgattaatttaattagttaaaataatCCTTTGTTACAATTTTTGACATAATATTAAGGTAT
This Spinacia oleracea cultivar Varoflay chromosome 6, BTI_SOV_V1, whole genome shotgun sequence DNA region includes the following protein-coding sequences:
- the LOC110780468 gene encoding binding partner of ACD11 1, whose translation is PTSNSRASLAGKLPHNFLETRILLLLPLSKNETPFLSPLLPGSNSLSSSFLKPHHSILLPSHSNMSVKTVKVSNVSLKASERELKEFFSFSGDIVYLETKSENEDSQTAYVTFNDSQGADTAVLLTGATIADKTVTIILDPEYELPPAALAPPSDAPGGAQGALRKAEDVVTSMLAKGFILGKDAVGKAKSLDDKHKLTSTASIKIASLDQKIGLTEKISLGTSAVNNKVKEMDQKYQVSEKTKSALAVAEEKVSTAGSAIMKNRYVLTGTTWVAGAFNRVTKAAGEVGQKTIEKVGMAEDEQKRKMVDDFAQVHLSESDSPKDSPKDSSSSPKDSSSPSEKKQPTKAEPVQGLIL